One window from the genome of Macaca fascicularis isolate 582-1 chromosome 7, T2T-MFA8v1.1 encodes:
- the LOC102143026 gene encoding cytosolic phospholipase A2 beta isoform X16, whose protein sequence is MVGGMSEWPAQCQAPGEHLINVWLENAGRPRELAVRLGFRPCAEEQAFLSRRKQVVATALRQALQLDRDLQEDEIPVVAIMATGGGIRAMTSLYGQLAGLKELGLLDCVSYITGASGSTWALANLYEDPEWSQKDLAGPTELLKTQVTKSKLGVLAPSQLQRYRQELAKRARLGYPSCFTSLWALINEALLHDEPHDHKLSDQREALSHGQNPLPIYCALNTKERSLSTFEFGEWCEFSPYEVGFPKYGAFIPSELFGSEFFMGQLTKRLPESRICFLEGIWSNLYAANLQDSLYWASEPSQFWDRWVRNQANLDKEQVPLLKIEEPPSTASRIAEFFTDLLTRRPLAQATHNFLRGLHFHKDYFQHPHFSTWKATTLDGLPNQLTPSEPHLCLLDVGYLINTSCLPLLQPTRDVDLILSLDYNLHGAFQAGFVGPTGAPDLAFEPQQLQLLGRFCQEQGIPFPPISPSPEEQLQPRECHTFSDPTCPGAPAVLHFPLVNDSFREYSAPGVQRTPEAAAAGEVNLSSVDSPYHYTKVTYSQEDVDKLLRLTHYNVCNNREQLLEALRQAVQRRRQRRPQ, encoded by the exons ATGGTCGGAGGGATGAGTGAGTGGCCAGCCCAGTGCCAGGCACCTGGGGAGCACTTGATAAATGTTTGGCTGGAAAACGCAGGGAG ACCGAGGGAGCTGGCCGTGCGACTGGGCTTCAGGCCCTGTGCAGAGGAACAGGCCTTCCTGAGCAGGAGGAAGCAGGTGGTGGCCACCGCCTTGCGGCAGGCCCTGCAGCTGGACAGAGACCTGCAGGAGGACGAG ATCCCAGTGGTAGCTATTATGGCCACTGGTGGTGGGATCCGGGCAATGACTTCCCTGTACGGGCAGCTGGCCGGCCTGAAGGAGCTGGGCCTCTTGGATTGCGTCTCCTACATTACCGGGGCCTCGGGCTCCACCTG GGCCTTGGCCAACCTCTATGAGGACCCAGAGTGGTCTCAGAAGGACCTGGCAGGGCCCACTGAGTTGCTAAAGACCCAGGTGACCAAGAGCAAGCTCGGTGTGTTGGCCCCCAGCCAGCTGCAGCGGTACCGGCAGGAGCTGGCCAAGCGTGCCCGCCTGGGCTACCCAAGCTGCTTCACCAGCCTGTGGGCCCTCATCAACGAGGCGCTGCTACATGACGAG CCCCATGACCACAAGCTCTCAGATCAGCGGGAGGCCCTGAGTCATGGCCAGAACCCTCTGCCCATCTACTGTGCCCTCAACACCAAGGAGCGGAGCCTGTCCACTTTTGAATTTGGGG AGTGGTGCGAGTTCTCTCCCTACGAGGTCGGCTTCCCCAAGTATGGGGCCTTCATCCCCTCTGAGCTCTTTGGCTCTGAGTTCTTCATGGGGCAGCTGACGAAGAGGCTCCCTGAGTCCCGCATCTGCTTCTTAGAAG GTATCTGGAGCAACCTGTATGCAGCCAACCTCCAGGACAGCTTATACTGGGCCTCAGAGCCCAGCCAGTTCTGGGACCGCTGGGTCAGGAACCAGGCCAACCTGG ACAAGGAGCAGGTCCCCCTTCTGAAGATAGAAGAACCACCCTCAACAGCCAGCAGGATAGCTGAGTTTTTCACCGATCTTCTGACACGGCGCCCACTGGCCCAGGCCACACACAATTTCCTGCGTGGCCTCCATTTCCACAAAGACTACTTTCAGCATCCTCACTTCTCCACCTGGAAAG CTACCACTCTGGATGGGCTCCCCAACCAGCTGACACCCTCGGAGCCCCACCTGTGCCTGCTGGATGTTGGCTACCTCATCAACACCAGCTGCCTGCCCCTCCTGCAGCCCACTCGGGACGTGGACCTCATCCTGTCATTGGACTACAACCTCCACGGAGCCTTCCAG GCTGGCTTCGTAGGCCCCACTGGAGCCCCTGACTTGGCGTTTGAGCCCCAG CAGCTGCAGCTCCTGGGCCGCTTCTGCCAGGAGCAGGGGATCCCGTTCCCGCCCATCTCGCCCAGCCCGGAAGAGCAGCTCCAGCCTCGGGAGTGCCACACCTTCTCCGACCCCACCTGCCCCGGAGCTCCTGCGGTGCTGCACTTCCCTCTTGTCAACGACTCCTTCCGGGAGTACTCGGCCCCTG GGGTCCAGCGGACACCTGAGGCGGCGGCGGCTGGGGAGGTGAACCTGTCCTCAGTGGACTCTCCCTACCACTACACGAAGGTGACCTATAGCCAGGAGGATGTGGACAAGCTGCTGCGCCTGACACATTACAATGTCTGCAACAACCGGGAGCAGCTGCTGGAGGCCCTGCGCCAGGCAGTGCAGCGGAGGCGGCAGCGCAGGCCCCAGTGA
- the LOC102143026 gene encoding cytosolic phospholipase A2 beta isoform X18, whose product MVGGMSEWPAQCQAPGEHLINVWLENAGRPRELAVRLGFRPCAEEQAFLSRRKQVVATALRQALQLDRDLQEDEIPVVAIMATGGGIRAMTSLYGQLAGLKELGLLDCVSYITGASGSTWALANLYEDPEWSQKDLAGPTELLKTQVTKSKLGVLAPSQLQRYRQELAKRARLGYPSCFTSLWALINEALLHDEPHDHKLSDQREALSHGQNPLPIYCALNTKERSLSTFEFGEWCEFSPYEVGFPKYGAFIPSELFGSEFFMGQLTKRLPESRICFLEGIWSNLYAANLQDSLYWASEPSQFWDRWVRNQANLDKEQVPLLKIEEPPSTASRIAEFFTDLLTRRPLAQATHNFLRGLHFHKDYFQHPHFSTWKATTLDGLPNQLTPSEPHLCLLDVGYLINTSCLPLLQPTRDVDLILSLDYNLHGAFQQLQLLGRFCQEQGIPFPPISPSPEEQLQPRECHTFSDPTCPGAPAVLHFPLVNDSFREYSAPGVQRTPEAAAAGEVNLSSVDSPYHYTKVTYSQEDVDKLLRLTHYNVCNNREQLLEALRQAVQRRRQRRPQ is encoded by the exons ATGGTCGGAGGGATGAGTGAGTGGCCAGCCCAGTGCCAGGCACCTGGGGAGCACTTGATAAATGTTTGGCTGGAAAACGCAGGGAG ACCGAGGGAGCTGGCCGTGCGACTGGGCTTCAGGCCCTGTGCAGAGGAACAGGCCTTCCTGAGCAGGAGGAAGCAGGTGGTGGCCACCGCCTTGCGGCAGGCCCTGCAGCTGGACAGAGACCTGCAGGAGGACGAG ATCCCAGTGGTAGCTATTATGGCCACTGGTGGTGGGATCCGGGCAATGACTTCCCTGTACGGGCAGCTGGCCGGCCTGAAGGAGCTGGGCCTCTTGGATTGCGTCTCCTACATTACCGGGGCCTCGGGCTCCACCTG GGCCTTGGCCAACCTCTATGAGGACCCAGAGTGGTCTCAGAAGGACCTGGCAGGGCCCACTGAGTTGCTAAAGACCCAGGTGACCAAGAGCAAGCTCGGTGTGTTGGCCCCCAGCCAGCTGCAGCGGTACCGGCAGGAGCTGGCCAAGCGTGCCCGCCTGGGCTACCCAAGCTGCTTCACCAGCCTGTGGGCCCTCATCAACGAGGCGCTGCTACATGACGAG CCCCATGACCACAAGCTCTCAGATCAGCGGGAGGCCCTGAGTCATGGCCAGAACCCTCTGCCCATCTACTGTGCCCTCAACACCAAGGAGCGGAGCCTGTCCACTTTTGAATTTGGGG AGTGGTGCGAGTTCTCTCCCTACGAGGTCGGCTTCCCCAAGTATGGGGCCTTCATCCCCTCTGAGCTCTTTGGCTCTGAGTTCTTCATGGGGCAGCTGACGAAGAGGCTCCCTGAGTCCCGCATCTGCTTCTTAGAAG GTATCTGGAGCAACCTGTATGCAGCCAACCTCCAGGACAGCTTATACTGGGCCTCAGAGCCCAGCCAGTTCTGGGACCGCTGGGTCAGGAACCAGGCCAACCTGG ACAAGGAGCAGGTCCCCCTTCTGAAGATAGAAGAACCACCCTCAACAGCCAGCAGGATAGCTGAGTTTTTCACCGATCTTCTGACACGGCGCCCACTGGCCCAGGCCACACACAATTTCCTGCGTGGCCTCCATTTCCACAAAGACTACTTTCAGCATCCTCACTTCTCCACCTGGAAAG CTACCACTCTGGATGGGCTCCCCAACCAGCTGACACCCTCGGAGCCCCACCTGTGCCTGCTGGATGTTGGCTACCTCATCAACACCAGCTGCCTGCCCCTCCTGCAGCCCACTCGGGACGTGGACCTCATCCTGTCATTGGACTACAACCTCCACGGAGCCTTCCAG CAGCTGCAGCTCCTGGGCCGCTTCTGCCAGGAGCAGGGGATCCCGTTCCCGCCCATCTCGCCCAGCCCGGAAGAGCAGCTCCAGCCTCGGGAGTGCCACACCTTCTCCGACCCCACCTGCCCCGGAGCTCCTGCGGTGCTGCACTTCCCTCTTGTCAACGACTCCTTCCGGGAGTACTCGGCCCCTG GGGTCCAGCGGACACCTGAGGCGGCGGCGGCTGGGGAGGTGAACCTGTCCTCAGTGGACTCTCCCTACCACTACACGAAGGTGACCTATAGCCAGGAGGATGTGGACAAGCTGCTGCGCCTGACACATTACAATGTCTGCAACAACCGGGAGCAGCTGCTGGAGGCCCTGCGCCAGGCAGTGCAGCGGAGGCGGCAGCGCAGGCCCCAGTGA